GGCAAGCAACGGGCAAACGAGAATCCGACATGGGAAAGAATCCGGCGGGCTACGTCATCTACACATCCGAGGGGCGAATGATGGTGATCATTACAGCGGAGGGGCGGAAGGCACCGAATACCGATCAGGATCGTGCCGAGTTGATGAAGACCGTTTTCGCTTACGCGGCTACGTATCGCATTGAAGGAGATAAGTTGATCAACAAGGTCGATGTTTCCTGGAACCCTGCTTTGGTCGGCACCGAACAGACACGTTTTTTAAAGATGGATGGCGACCGTCTTCAGGTTCTCACGGCATGGCACGTTAAAGCTAACTGGCCCGAAAAAGGGATGGGACGGGTGATAATGACGTTTGAACGAGTGAAATAGAGATTGGCGACAATAACAGAAGGCAATCTAACAAGGTGCTCAAGAGGGACGCGGTAAAAAGCCCGCCGCGTCCCTTAGCTTTAACGTTACTCTTTCTTTCAAACCGTAATTCATAACGATAGGGCTTTTCAAAATCATTTAGTAGTAG
The genomic region above belongs to Deltaproteobacteria bacterium and contains:
- a CDS encoding lipocalin-like domain-containing protein, which produces MGKNPAGYVIYTSEGRMMVIITAEGRKAPNTDQDRAELMKTVFAYAATYRIEGDKLINKVDVSWNPALVGTEQTRFLKMDGDRLQVLTAWHVKANWPEKGMGRVIMTFERVK